The stretch of DNA TGCCCACCAGCACGCCTTGCAGACGCAGTTGCTTGACCAGCGCGGTGACGATCGGGAACTCACCGGCAACCCCGGTCAGGATGCCGATCACCGAGATATGGCCACCGACCCGCGCGGCGATCATCGACTGCTCCAGGGTGGAGGGGCCGCCCACTTCGATCACATGGTCGACACCACGGCCGTCAGTGAGCTTCTGTACGGTCTCGCCCCAGGTCGGGTCCTGGCGGTAGTTGATCAGGTGATCGGCGCCGAGGGCTTTCAAGCGTTCCAGCTTGGCATCGCTGGACGAAGTGGCGATCACGGTAGCGCCGAGCATCTTGGCGAATTGCAGGGCGAAGATCGACACACCGCCGGTGCCTTGCACCAGCACGGTATCGCCGGCAGTTACGCGGCCGTCGTCCACCAACGCGCGCCAGGCGGTAAGGCCGGCGGTGGTGAGGGTCGCCGCTTCGGCGTGGCTCCAGCCCTTGGGCGCACGGGTGAAGGCGGTGGCGCGGGCGGTGACGACTTCCCGGGCGTAACCATCCAGGCCATCGCCCGGCACCGTGGCAAAACCTATGACATTGGGCCGGCCGTCCAGCCATTCGGGGAAGAAGGTGCTGACCACCGAGTCGCCGATGGCGAATTCACTGACACCCTCGCCCACCGCTACCACTTCACCGGCGCCATCGGCCATCGGGATGCGCGACTCAGTCGGCCCCCACATGCCACTGACCACCGCGAAGTCGTGGTAGTTGAGGGAGCTGGCGCGCAGGCGCACAGTGATTTCGCCCGCTTGTGGCGCCGCGGCCGGAGCCTCGCCGACCACTACTTTGTCGTAGCCACCACCGGGTTGTACGTAGATTGCTTTCATGAACAGATCCTCCTGGGTTGCCTTTTCATTTCGAAAAATAACGAAATGTTCAAGTAAAAAAACTCAGAGTTCGCGCTTCAGTTGCTCGGCAAAAGCAGCAATGGCCGCTTCGTTACGGCGAAAGTAAGTCCATTTGCCGATACGCGTGGCCTCGACCAGCCCGGCCTGCTGCAGGATCGCCAGATGGCTGGACGTGCTGGACGCCGAAAGCGCGGCCTTGTGCTGCAGGTGAGTCATGCAGATGCCGATTTCTTTCGGCGCGTCATGCCCCTGGGGCGGGAAGTTGCCTTCCGGGTCCTTCAGCCATTCGAGCATCTGCATACGAATGTCGCTGGCCAGGGCTTTGATTTGGTCGATGAGCATGGCGAGGATATTACGGACTTTTACGAAATGTTCAAGATCCGAGCAATATCCTCGCCCGTCCACCTATTACTTGCTCTCGACGATCGGCCCCGGCGCTTTCACCTGGGTCATCAGGTCATCGTCCCACTGCCCTTCCACCTTGATCTGGGCCAGGGCCCCCAGTTCCATGGCCTCGATCAGGTTGTGGCTGAGGTACACGTAGGTACCCGGCTGCTTGAAGGTGTACAGCGCCGCGACCGCGGAGCCGCCGGGGATAAACCAGGTTTCCATGTTGCGTTGCGGCGGGTTGGCGAATTTGCCGGTGGTCCAGACCCAGTCGCCATGGCCGCCAATCAGGTGTGGACGGCTGTCGCGGTTGGCCTGGGAATGGATGAACAGCACGCTTTCACCGACCTTGGAGGTCAGCGCGTTGGCACCGGTCAGGGCGCCGACACGGCCGTTGAACACCACGTGGCTCGGAGTCAGGGTGCGCATGACCGCGCGAGTGTCCTGGTAGCTGGACGCCAGGTCCGGGTAGTCCTTGTAGTGGCCGTCCTTGTCCTTGGGGATATACAGGTCGGATTCGCCTATGGTGTAGACGCGGTCGTAATGCAGGGGCTTGCCCTGAGGATCGCGCAGGCCGTCACGGGGCAGCACCATCAGTGCGCCGTTCATGCCCGACACCATGTGCCACGGCACCATGCCTTGCGGCGCGCAATGGTAGACAAAGGTACCGCTGCGATCAGCCTTGAAACGCAGCACCACTTCCTGCCCCGGCACCACCTGGGTCAGGCCCGCCCCGCCCAGGGCGCCGGTGGCCGCATGAAAGTCGACGTTATGGGGCATGCTGTTGGTCGGCGGATTGACCAGTGTCAGCTCCACATAGTCACCCTCATGCACCACCAGCGTCGGGCCGGGCATGGACCCGTTGAAGGTCATGGCCTGGAGCGTGGTGCCCTGGTCGTCGATGACCATTTTTTTCTCTTCGATACTCATGCGGAACTGCACCACCTTGGGTGGCCCGTTGACCACTTGCTCATGAGGATGAACCAGCGGCGGTGCGACCAGCTCGACCTGCACCCGCTGCAAACCCTCTGCCCCACCGGCCAGGACCAGGCTGCTGGCACAACTGCCAAGCAGCACCCAGGCCCCCAATACACTTCGAAAAACACTCATTGCAGCTTCTCCTTGCCAATCAACGATGGGGCATTGCAAGGCAAGTGCGCGCAACTTTCCTTGTCGTAAAGCAAGAAATGGCGACAGAAGGTCGACCCGCGCAACCGGCCCCTGACCCAGGGCAGAAAATCGCCCTGCCGAGCCGTTCGGCAACCCCCTCTCATTTGCCCCAAAACCCCATGTCTGCTAGTGTCGCGCCGGTTTAACGTCAACCGGGATAGCCGCCATGGCCCGCAAAAAAGCTGCCTTAGATTTCGAACAATCCCTCGCCGACCTGCAAA from Pseudomonas chlororaphis subsp. chlororaphis encodes:
- a CDS encoding zinc-dependent alcohol dehydrogenase family protein, which codes for MKAIYVQPGGGYDKVVVGEAPAAAPQAGEITVRLRASSLNYHDFAVVSGMWGPTESRIPMADGAGEVVAVGEGVSEFAIGDSVVSTFFPEWLDGRPNVIGFATVPGDGLDGYAREVVTARATAFTRAPKGWSHAEAATLTTAGLTAWRALVDDGRVTAGDTVLVQGTGGVSIFALQFAKMLGATVIATSSSDAKLERLKALGADHLINYRQDPTWGETVQKLTDGRGVDHVIEVGGPSTLEQSMIAARVGGHISVIGILTGVAGEFPIVTALVKQLRLQGVLVGSRRQQQDMVRAIDANGMHPILDKHFALDAMVDAFRYQESNQHFGKIILDI
- a CDS encoding ArsR/SmtB family transcription factor produces the protein MLIDQIKALASDIRMQMLEWLKDPEGNFPPQGHDAPKEIGICMTHLQHKAALSASSTSSHLAILQQAGLVEATRIGKWTYFRRNEAAIAAFAEQLKREL
- the nirK gene encoding copper-containing nitrite reductase, which codes for MSVFRSVLGAWVLLGSCASSLVLAGGAEGLQRVQVELVAPPLVHPHEQVVNGPPKVVQFRMSIEEKKMVIDDQGTTLQAMTFNGSMPGPTLVVHEGDYVELTLVNPPTNSMPHNVDFHAATGALGGAGLTQVVPGQEVVLRFKADRSGTFVYHCAPQGMVPWHMVSGMNGALMVLPRDGLRDPQGKPLHYDRVYTIGESDLYIPKDKDGHYKDYPDLASSYQDTRAVMRTLTPSHVVFNGRVGALTGANALTSKVGESVLFIHSQANRDSRPHLIGGHGDWVWTTGKFANPPQRNMETWFIPGGSAVAALYTFKQPGTYVYLSHNLIEAMELGALAQIKVEGQWDDDLMTQVKAPGPIVESK